The region GGCGGGGTTCAGAGCGGCTCGAACTGGCGCAAATCGACCTTGGCCTTGGCGAAGTCGAACCAGGGGTCGGGCTCGCCGGCCAGCGCGAATTGCAGCTCGGCCCAGAGCGTGCGGCGGCCGTCGTGGTCGTCCAGAATGCGGCGCTTCACATAGTCCATGCCGACGCGGGCCAGGTAATGCACCGTGCGCTCCAGATACCAGCCTTCGGTCCGATAGAGCTGCATGAAGGCGCCGGTGACTTCCATCACTTCTTCGGGCGTTTTGACCTTGACGAAGAACTGCGCCACCTCGGTCTTGATGCCGCCGTTGCCGCCGATATAAAGCTCCCAGCCGCTGTCCACGCCGATGATGCCGACGTCCTTGATGCCGGCTTCGGCGCAGTTGCGCGGGCAGCCCGAGACGGCGAACTTGACCTTGTGCGGCGCATACATGCCCACAAAAGCGCGCTCCAGGTCCTTGCCCATCTGGGTGCTGTCTTGCGTGCCCATGCGGCACCACTCGCTGCCCACACAGGTCTTCACCGTGCGCAAGGCCTTGGCATAGGCGTGGCCCGAGGGCATGCCGATATCGGCCCAGACTTGCGGCAGGTCTTCCTTCTTCACGCCCAGCAGGTCGATGCGCTGGCCGCCGGTGACCTTGACCGTGGGGATCTTGTACTTGTCCACCGCATTGGCGATGCGGCGCAGCTCGTCGGCCGTGGTCTCGCCGCCCCACATGCGCGGGATCACCGAGTAGCTGCCGTCCTTCTGGATATTGGCGTGGCTGCGCTCGTTGATGGGGCGCGACTGCGGGTCGTCCTCGGCCTCTTTGGGCCAGGTGGAGGTGAGGTAGTAGTTCAGCGCGGGGCGGCAGGTGGCGCAGCCATTGGGGCTGCGCCAGGCCAGGGCGTTGTAGAGCTGGGGCAGGCTGATCAGATGCTGCTGGCGGATGGCATCGCGCACGTCCTGGTGGCACAGCTCGGTGCAGGCGCAAACTGCTTTCTTCTTCGGCGTGGCCGAATAGTCGCCGCCGGCACTGAACATCAGCAGCTGCTCCACCAGGCCGGTGCAGGAGCCGCAGCTGGCGCTGGCCTTGGTGTGCTTGCGCACCTCGTCCAGGGTGAACAAGCCCTTGTCTTTGATGGCTTTGCAGATGGTGCCCTTGTTGACGCCGTTGCAGCCGCAGACCTCGTCGCTATCCAGCATGGCGGCGGCCTTGCTGTGGCCTTGGTGGCCGACGTCGCCGATATTGCTTTCGCCGAACATCAGCTTGTCGCGGATGTCGGCCACCTTGCGGCCTTCGCGCAAGAGCTTGAAGTACCAGCTGCCGTCCACCGTGTCGCCGTAGAGGCAGGCGCCAATCAGGCGGTCGTCCTTGATCACCAGCTTTTTGTAGACGCCGGCGAAGGGGTCGCTCATCACAATTTCTTCGCTGCCTTCACCGCCCATGAAGTCCCCGGCCGAGAACAGGTCGATGCCGGTGACCTTGAGCTTGGTCGAGGTCTGCGAGCCCTGGTAGCGGCCGATGCCGAACTGCGCCAGATGGGTGGCGCAAACCTTGGCCTGCTCGAACAGCGGCGCCACCAGGCCGTAGGCAATGCCGCGGTGGGCCGCGCATTCGCCCACCGAGTAGATGCGCGGGTCGGTGGCGGTTTGCAAGGTGTCGCTGACGACGATGCCGCGCTGGCACAGCAGGCCGGCACTTTCCGCTAATGCCGTATTCGGGCGGATGCCGGCGGCCATCACCACCAGGTCGGCGGGGATTTCGCTGCCGTCCTTGAATTGCACAGCCATCACCCTTCCGTCCTTGCCGCCGATCAAGGCTTGGGTCTGCGCGCCCAGCATGAAGCGCAGGCCGCGCGCTTGCAGGCTTTGGCGCAGCAAGTCGCCGGCCACATCGTCGAGCTGGCGCTCCATCAGCCAGTCGCCCAGGTGCACCACCGTCACCTGCATGCCGCGCAGCATCAGGCCGTTGGCGGCCTCCAGGCCCAGCAGGCCGCCGCCGATGACGACGGCGTGTTGATAGCGGGTGGCGGCGTCGATCATCGCGTTGGTGTCGGCGATGTCGCGGTAGGCGATCACGCCGTCCAGGTCTTTGCCGGGCACGGGCAGGATGAAGGGGCTGGAGCCGGTGGCGATCAGCAGGCGGTCGTAGTCGGCCTCAGTGCCGTCGGCGGCCACCACCTTGCGGCGTTGCCGGTCGATTTGCGTCACCGTCTTGCCCAGGTGCAGGGTGATGCCGTGCAGGGCATACCAGTCCAGCGGGTTGAGTACGATCTCGTCCAGCGTCTGCTCGCCCGCCAGCACCGGGCTCAGCAGGATGCGGTTGTAGTTGGGGTGGGGCTCGGCGCCGAAGACGGTGATGTCGTAGAGATCGGGCGCGATTTTGAGCAGCTCTTCCAGCGTGCGCACGCCGGCCATGCCATTGCCGATCAGCACCAGCTTGAGTTTCTTGGTCTTCATGCGGCCACCTCGCTGCGGGCATGTCGGGTGTAGAGGAAGTCGATCACCGCCTTGCGGCAGCTGAGGTAATGGCTGTCCTCGGCCAGCGCGACGCGCTCGCGTGGCCGGGCCAGGTCCACGCGCAGGATCTCGCCGATGGTGGCGGCAGGGCCGTTGGTCATCATCACGATGCGGTCGCTCAGCAGCACGGCCTCGTCCACATCGTGGGTCACCATCACCACGGTGCTCTGGGTGCGGGCCACGATCTTCAGCAACTCGTCTTGCAAATGGGCGCGGGTCAGGGCGTCCAGCGCGCCAAAGGGCTCGTCCATCAGCAAGACCTTGGGCTCCATGGCCAGGGCGCGGGCGATGCCCACGCGCTGCTTCATGCCGCCGGAGATTTCATGCGGGCGCTTGGCGCTGGCGTGGGCCATGCCCACCAGCTCCAGCGCGGCCTGGGTGCGCTCTTGCAGCCGGGGCTTGGGCTCGCTGGCGCCGAACACCGACTCCACGCCCAGGTAGACGTTGTCAAAGCAACTCAGCCAGGGCAGCAGGGAATGGTTTTGGAACACCACGGCGCGTTCCGGCCCGGGCGCATTGATCTCGCGCCGGTCGCACAGCAGCACGCCCTGGCTGGCCTGCAGCAGGCCGGCGATCAGGTTGAGCAAGGTGGACTTGCCGCAGCCGGAATGGCCGATCAGGGTAATGAACTCGCCCTTTTCGATTTGCAGATGGATGTCGCGCAGGGCGTGGAACTGGCCTTTGCGGGTGCTGAATACCATTTCAGCGCCCTGGACTTCGATGAATGCTTGGCTCATGGGGAAACTCCTTCAGCTTAGGTTCAGTCCTCAAACGAGAAGCGCCGGGCCACGCTCATCAGCAGCCATTCGAGCAAGAGCCCGACGATGCCGATGACGAAGATGGCGATGATGATGTGGGCCACATTGAGGTTGTTCCACTCATCCCAGACCCAAAAGCCAATGCCCACACCGCCGGTCAGCATTTCCGCCGCCACGATCACCAGCCAGGCGGTGCCGACCGAGAGCCGCACGCCGGTGAGGATGTAGGGCAGCACGGCGGGCAGCAGGATGCGGGTGATGACCTTCCACTCCGACAGCTTGAGCACCCGCGCCACGTTCAGATAGTCCTGCGGCACCCGCTGCACGCCGACGGCGGTGTTCACCACCATGGGCCAGATCGAGCAGATGAAGATGGTCCAGATCGCCGCTGGGTTGGCGCTCTTGAACACCAGCAGGCCAATCGGCAGCCAAGCCAGCGGCGAGACCGGCTTGAGCAAGCTGATCAGCGGCGACACCATGCGGCCGATGAACTCGAAGCGCCCGATCACAAAACCCAGCGGTATGCCCACCGCAGCGGCCAAGCCAAAGCCCAGGGCCACGCGTTGCAGCGAGGCCAGGATGTTCCAGCCAATGCCTTGGTCATTGGGGCCGCGGCGGTAGAAGGGGTCGGCAAACAGCTGCACGGCCGAGTCCCAAGTGGCCGCCGGCGTGGGGATGCCGCTGCTGGTCTTGAGGGTGAACAAGGCCCACAGCCCGGTCATCAAGGCCAGGCCCAGCACGGGCGGCAGCAGCTTCATCCACAGGCCATGCCAGTCGAAGCCTGGCCGGCTGTGGGCGGGCTGGGGCTTGGCCCCGGGCTTGCGGGCCGGGCCGGCCGCCAGTGGCGCTGGCACGGCCGGGGCAAGAACTTCATCATCATCGCCACGCGGCGAATGGAACACGGCGCTCACCATGATGGGCCTCAGGCTTTCAGCTTGAAACTATCGGCGTACTTGGCCGGCGACTTGCCGTCCCACACCACCCCGTCCAGCAGCTTGGCGCTGCGCAGCGCCTCCTTGGGCACGGCGATCTTGAGCTGGCTGGCGGCCTGCTTGTAGAGCTCGATCTGGTTGATCTGCGTGGCCACGGTCAGATAGTCCGGGTGCTCCTTGAGCAAGCCCCAGCGCTTGTGCTGGGTGAGGAACCACATGCCGTCGCTCAGGTAGGGGAAGTTGACCGCGCCCTCGTTGAAGAACTTCATCGCGTTCGGGTCGTCCCAGGTCTTGCCCAGGCCGTTCTGGTAGCGGCCCAGGATGCGCTGGTTGATCGCATCGGCGCTGGTGTTGACGTAGGCCTTGTCGGCAATGGTGTCGGCCATCTTCAG is a window of Paucibacter sp. KCTC 42545 DNA encoding:
- a CDS encoding ABC transporter ATP-binding protein; the encoded protein is MSQAFIEVQGAEMVFSTRKGQFHALRDIHLQIEKGEFITLIGHSGCGKSTLLNLIAGLLQASQGVLLCDRREINAPGPERAVVFQNHSLLPWLSCFDNVYLGVESVFGASEPKPRLQERTQAALELVGMAHASAKRPHEISGGMKQRVGIARALAMEPKVLLMDEPFGALDALTRAHLQDELLKIVARTQSTVVMVTHDVDEAVLLSDRIVMMTNGPAATIGEILRVDLARPRERVALAEDSHYLSCRKAVIDFLYTRHARSEVAA
- the nirB gene encoding nitrite reductase large subunit NirB, which codes for MKTKKLKLVLIGNGMAGVRTLEELLKIAPDLYDITVFGAEPHPNYNRILLSPVLAGEQTLDEIVLNPLDWYALHGITLHLGKTVTQIDRQRRKVVAADGTEADYDRLLIATGSSPFILPVPGKDLDGVIAYRDIADTNAMIDAATRYQHAVVIGGGLLGLEAANGLMLRGMQVTVVHLGDWLMERQLDDVAGDLLRQSLQARGLRFMLGAQTQALIGGKDGRVMAVQFKDGSEIPADLVVMAAGIRPNTALAESAGLLCQRGIVVSDTLQTATDPRIYSVGECAAHRGIAYGLVAPLFEQAKVCATHLAQFGIGRYQGSQTSTKLKVTGIDLFSAGDFMGGEGSEEIVMSDPFAGVYKKLVIKDDRLIGACLYGDTVDGSWYFKLLREGRKVADIRDKLMFGESNIGDVGHQGHSKAAAMLDSDEVCGCNGVNKGTICKAIKDKGLFTLDEVRKHTKASASCGSCTGLVEQLLMFSAGGDYSATPKKKAVCACTELCHQDVRDAIRQQHLISLPQLYNALAWRSPNGCATCRPALNYYLTSTWPKEAEDDPQSRPINERSHANIQKDGSYSVIPRMWGGETTADELRRIANAVDKYKIPTVKVTGGQRIDLLGVKKEDLPQVWADIGMPSGHAYAKALRTVKTCVGSEWCRMGTQDSTQMGKDLERAFVGMYAPHKVKFAVSGCPRNCAEAGIKDVGIIGVDSGWELYIGGNGGIKTEVAQFFVKVKTPEEVMEVTGAFMQLYRTEGWYLERTVHYLARVGMDYVKRRILDDHDGRRTLWAELQFALAGEPDPWFDFAKAKVDLRQFEPL
- the ntrB gene encoding nitrate ABC transporter permease, giving the protein MVSAVFHSPRGDDDEVLAPAVPAPLAAGPARKPGAKPQPAHSRPGFDWHGLWMKLLPPVLGLALMTGLWALFTLKTSSGIPTPAATWDSAVQLFADPFYRRGPNDQGIGWNILASLQRVALGFGLAAAVGIPLGFVIGRFEFIGRMVSPLISLLKPVSPLAWLPIGLLVFKSANPAAIWTIFICSIWPMVVNTAVGVQRVPQDYLNVARVLKLSEWKVITRILLPAVLPYILTGVRLSVGTAWLVIVAAEMLTGGVGIGFWVWDEWNNLNVAHIIIAIFVIGIVGLLLEWLLMSVARRFSFED